The Mauremys mutica isolate MM-2020 ecotype Southern chromosome 1, ASM2049712v1, whole genome shotgun sequence genome has a segment encoding these proteins:
- the CAPZA3 gene encoding F-actin-capping protein subunit alpha-3 — protein sequence MRQEAAQVCAHHNKNNFTLVRIEGTNVLVTRYNDLGGNRFFDPKYKFSFKFDHLSGISNKFQLHGVAWDETELWRTALNSALKAYVDSHFPSGDCCVFRKTLKNRQVFVVCIASHQYKPLGFWNGLWKGEWTFSQIPVITQVTGAIHTQVHYFKDANLHMTVCKTVEETLHVIDPAQLAIDFVKLIETEDNKFHIAMLENFQALTDEIWRKILRRQLPVTRTIINWNKLLTNQSIKANISSHEVPLSLTKCTV from the coding sequence ATGAGGCAAGAGGCTGCCCAGGTCTGTGCCCATCACAATAAGAACAATTTCACCTTAGTCAGAATAGAAGGAACCAATGTGCTGGTGACTCGCTACAATGACCTAGGAGGAAATCGCTTTTTTGACCCTAAATATAAATTTTCTTTCAAATTTGATCACTTGAGTGGAATATCAAACAAATTTCAGCTCCACGGGGTAGCATGGGATGAGACAGAGTTATGGAGAACAGCCCTAAATAGTGCTTTAAAGGCATACGTGGATAGTCACTTTCCTTCAGGGGACTGCTGTGTATTTAGAAAAACCTTGAAAAACAGGCAGGTATTTGTGGTCTGTATTGCAAGTCATCAGTACAAACCGTTGGGTTTCTGGAATGGCCTTTGGAAAGGTGAATGGACTTTTTCCCAGATTCCAGTTATTACTCAGGTTACAGGGGCCATTCATACGCAAGTACACTACTTTAAAGATGCTAACCTCCACATGACAGTCTGCAAGACTGTTGAAGAGACATTGCATGTAATTGACCCAGCCCAGTTGGCCATAGATTTTGTGAAACTCATAGAAACTGAAGACAACAAATTTCACATTGCCATGCTGGAAAACTTCCAAGCTTTGACAGATGAAATCTGGAGAAAAATTCTACGAAGGCAGCTCCCAGTCACTCGCACGATCATtaactggaataaactgctgacCAATCAAAGCATAAAAGCCAATATTTCCAGTCATGAGGTGCCACTGAGTTTAACGAAGTGTACGGTTTGA